The Shewanella algae DNA segment AGTTAGCGAACAAAAGTCTTTAAAACAAAAGCAGGATTTTCAGTCCCAGATGATTGTATCGAGCGGCAGGCACTGGTAATCTGCTTCACCTGTTACTGAAATAACAGCCTGACGCTCAGTATTGTGGAAGTTTGCAACCATGGCAGACAGGCGAGAAAGGAAGCCCAAGGGCCCAGTCCCAGCTGATTATGAAGCAAACTCAAACCGGAAAACGGCGTCATCGTAATGCCACCACCACCCCGGAAATGCGCCGCTTTATCCAGGAGTCGGAGCTCAATGTCAGCCAACTGGCACGGTTACTGAATATCAGTGAAGCAACCGTTCGCAAGTGGCGTAAACGCGAGTCGACCCAGGATCAATCCCACACCCCGCATCATCTGAATACCACTCTGAGCGATATTCAGGAGTATGTGGTTGTCGGGCTGCGCTGGCAGCTCAAGATGCCGCTGGACAGGCTGTTGCAAGTCACCCAGGAGTTTATCAATCCCCATGTTTCGCGCTCCGGGCTGGCCCGCTGTCTGAAACGCCACGGCGCATCCCGGCTCGACAATATCGATGCCGCGCACTCGCTGCCGCCGAAACACTTCAATAAGCTGCCGGTCTACAGCGGCAGCAAGATGCAAACCTACACCCTCAACAGCCAAACGCTCGCCGATGCGTTGATGCTGCCCAGTACCGATGAACACACTGTGGTTCAGGTCGAAGCCATGAGTATTCCCATTGGCCAACAGACCCATTCGGTACTCATAGGGATGGATCCCGTCAGCGGTTGGGTCTATGTCGACATCTATCAGGATGACGACACCCACGCCGCCGACCGCTACATAGCCTACGTCCTCAAGCGAGCCCCGTTTGCCCTGCGCCGCTTGCTGGTACGCAACTATCATATTTTCCAGTCCAGGTTTCCCGCTGCCGCCAAGGCAGGGCGCAAACCCAGGCCGCAACTTGCAGCCACCAATGGAGATGCTCAATGAGCCAAGAACAAGCCTCTCAGATAGACAAACGCCTCAACAAAAGGCTGAAAGACACGCCGATTGCCATAGTCGGCATGGCGAGTCTGTTTGCCGGCAGTCGTTATCTGAACCAGTTTTGGGATCTGATCTGCGACAAGATAGATGCCATCACCCAAGTGCCCGCCGACCGCTGGCAAGTGGCAGACTATTTTGACCCCGACAAGAAAGCCGCCGACAAGAGTTACTGCAAGCGCGGCGGCTTTATCCCGGAAGTGGATTTCAACCCCATGGAGTTTGGTCTGCCGCCCAATATCCTCGAACTGACCGACACCTCGCAGCTGCTGTCGCTGGTGGTAGCCAAAGAGGTGTTGGAAGATGCCGGTATTCATGAAGGCTCGGACTATGATCGCGACCGCATCGGCATCACTTTGGGGATTGGCGGTGGCCAGAAGATCAGCCAAAGCCTCAATGCCAGGCTGCAATACCCTGTGCTGAAAAAGGTGTTCCGCGAGAGTGGCGTCAGCGAGCAGGACAGCGAAATGCTGATCCGCAAGTTCCAGGACCAATACATACATTGGGAGGAAAACTCCTTCCCTGGGTCGCTCGGCAATGTTATCGCCGGTCGGATTGCCAACCGTTTCGATCTCGGCGGCATGAACTGTGTGGTCGACGCCGCCTGTGCCGGCTCTCTGGCGGCAATGCGTATGGCGCTCACCGAGCTGACTGAAGGCCGCAGCGATATGATGCTCACCGGAGGCGTCTGCACCGACAACTCCGCCTATATGTACATGAGCTTCTCCAAGACCCCGGCCTTTACCAGCGATGAGCAGATAAAGCCGTTCGACGCCGACTCCCGCGGCATGATGATAGGCGAAGGCATAGGCATGGTGGCGCTGAAACGCCTGGATGATGCCGAGCGCGACGGTGACCGCATCTATGCGGTGATCAAAGGGGTTGGCGCCTCCAGCGACGGCAAGTTCAAGAGCATTTACGCGCCGCGCCCCGAGGGCCAGGCCAAGGCACTGCAGCGGGCCTACGATGATGCCGGGTTCCCGCCCCATACTCTGGGCCTGATGGAAGCCCACGGCACAGGTACTGCCGCCGGTGATGTGGCCGAATTCAGCGGCCTCAACGCCGTAATGAGGCAGGATAATCCTGAGCTGCAGCATATTGCGCTGGGTTCAATCAAGTCCCAGGTGGGCCATACCAAG contains these protein-coding regions:
- a CDS encoding helix-turn-helix domain-containing protein, yielding MKQTQTGKRRHRNATTTPEMRRFIQESELNVSQLARLLNISEATVRKWRKRESTQDQSHTPHHLNTTLSDIQEYVVVGLRWQLKMPLDRLLQVTQEFINPHVSRSGLARCLKRHGASRLDNIDAAHSLPPKHFNKLPVYSGSKMQTYTLNSQTLADALMLPSTDEHTVVQVEAMSIPIGQQTHSVLIGMDPVSGWVYVDIYQDDDTHAADRYIAYVLKRAPFALRRLLVRNYHIFQSRFPAAAKAGRKPRPQLAATNGDAQ